In Cervus elaphus chromosome 5, mCerEla1.1, whole genome shotgun sequence, the following proteins share a genomic window:
- the RFFL gene encoding E3 ubiquitin-protein ligase rififylin isoform X2 yields the protein MISSQRGSKDLSSGRNRRQLAGCPGHVLKQAKSDLIMWATCCNWFCLDGQPEEAPPPQGARTQAYSNPGYSSFPSPTGSEPSCKACGAHFASMARKQTCLDCKKNFCTTCSSQVGAGPRLCLLCQRVCATGFRREELMKMKVKDLRDYLSLHDISTDMCREKEELVFLVLSQQPVISQEGRTQAPPLGPDFPEQQAFLTRPHTSTVPPTSPGLPSAPPGQAQGRQQANGHVSQDQEEPVYLERTAGAPAEDETQSVDSEDSFVPGRRASLSDLTDLEDIEGLTVRQLKEILARNFVNYKGCCEKWELMERVTRLYKDQKGLQHLVCSAEDQNGGAVPSSLEENLCRICMDSPIDCVLLECGHMVTCTKCGKRMNECPICRQYVIRAVHVFRS from the exons ATCTCATCATGTGGGCAACCTGCTGCAACTGGTTCTGCCTGGATGGACAGCCTGAGGAGGCCCCACCGCCCCAGGGTGCCAGGACTCAGGCCTATTCCAACCCTGGGTAcagctccttcccttcccccacaggctCAGAACCAAGCTGCAAGGCCTGTGGGGCCCACTTTGCAAGCATGGCCAGGAAG CAGACCTGCTTGGACTGTAAGAAGAACTTCTGCACCACCTGTTCGAGCCAAGTGGGGGCCGGTCCCCGGCTCTGCCTTCTCTGCCAGCGCGTCTGCGCCACGGGCTTCCGGCGGGAGGAGCTCATGAAGATGAAGGTGAAGGACCTGAGGGACTATCTCAGCCTCCACGACATCTCTACCGACATGTGCCGGGAGAAGGAGGAGCTGGTGTTCCTGGTGCTCAGCCAGCAGCCCGTCATCTCCCAGGAGGGCAGGACTCAGGCGCCCCCCTTGGGCCCCGACTTCCCCGAGCAGCAGGCCTTCCTCACCCGGCCCCACACCAGCACCGTGCCGCCTACCTCACCCGGCCTCCCGTCTGCACCCCCCGGCCAGGCGCAGGGCCGGCAGCAG GCCAATGGCCATGTGTCTCAGGACCAAGAGGAGCCCGTCTACCTGGAGCGCACGGCTGGAGCCCCTGCTGAGGACGAGACCCAG TCCGTCGACTCAGAGGACAGCTTTGTCCCAGGCCGGAGGGCCTCGCTGTCTGACCTGACCGACCTGGAGGACATCGAAGGTCTCACTGTGCGACAGCTCAAGGAGATCCTGGCTCGCAACTTCGTCAACTACAAGGGCTGCTGTGAGAAGTGGGAACTGATGGAGAGGGTGACGCGGCTGTACAAGGACCAGAAGGGACTCCAGCACCTGG TGTGCAGCGCTGAAGACCAAAACG GGGGAGCAGTGCCGTCCAGCCTGGAGGAGAACCTGTGTCGGATCTGCATGGACTCGCCCATCGACTGCGTTCTGCTGGAGTGCGGCCACATGGTCACCTGTACCAAGTGCGGCAAGCGCATGAACGAGTGCCCCATCTGCCGGCAGTACGTGATCCGAGCCGTGCACGTCTTCCGGTCCTGA
- the RFFL gene encoding E3 ubiquitin-protein ligase rififylin isoform X1 has product MISSQRGSKDLSSGRNRRQLAGCPGHVLKQAKSDLIMWATCCNWFCLDGQPEEAPPPQGARTQAYSNPGYSSFPSPTGSEPSCKACGAHFASMARKQQTCLDCKKNFCTTCSSQVGAGPRLCLLCQRVCATGFRREELMKMKVKDLRDYLSLHDISTDMCREKEELVFLVLSQQPVISQEGRTQAPPLGPDFPEQQAFLTRPHTSTVPPTSPGLPSAPPGQAQGRQQANGHVSQDQEEPVYLERTAGAPAEDETQSVDSEDSFVPGRRASLSDLTDLEDIEGLTVRQLKEILARNFVNYKGCCEKWELMERVTRLYKDQKGLQHLVCSAEDQNGGAVPSSLEENLCRICMDSPIDCVLLECGHMVTCTKCGKRMNECPICRQYVIRAVHVFRS; this is encoded by the exons ATCTCATCATGTGGGCAACCTGCTGCAACTGGTTCTGCCTGGATGGACAGCCTGAGGAGGCCCCACCGCCCCAGGGTGCCAGGACTCAGGCCTATTCCAACCCTGGGTAcagctccttcccttcccccacaggctCAGAACCAAGCTGCAAGGCCTGTGGGGCCCACTTTGCAAGCATGGCCAGGAAG CAGCAGACCTGCTTGGACTGTAAGAAGAACTTCTGCACCACCTGTTCGAGCCAAGTGGGGGCCGGTCCCCGGCTCTGCCTTCTCTGCCAGCGCGTCTGCGCCACGGGCTTCCGGCGGGAGGAGCTCATGAAGATGAAGGTGAAGGACCTGAGGGACTATCTCAGCCTCCACGACATCTCTACCGACATGTGCCGGGAGAAGGAGGAGCTGGTGTTCCTGGTGCTCAGCCAGCAGCCCGTCATCTCCCAGGAGGGCAGGACTCAGGCGCCCCCCTTGGGCCCCGACTTCCCCGAGCAGCAGGCCTTCCTCACCCGGCCCCACACCAGCACCGTGCCGCCTACCTCACCCGGCCTCCCGTCTGCACCCCCCGGCCAGGCGCAGGGCCGGCAGCAG GCCAATGGCCATGTGTCTCAGGACCAAGAGGAGCCCGTCTACCTGGAGCGCACGGCTGGAGCCCCTGCTGAGGACGAGACCCAG TCCGTCGACTCAGAGGACAGCTTTGTCCCAGGCCGGAGGGCCTCGCTGTCTGACCTGACCGACCTGGAGGACATCGAAGGTCTCACTGTGCGACAGCTCAAGGAGATCCTGGCTCGCAACTTCGTCAACTACAAGGGCTGCTGTGAGAAGTGGGAACTGATGGAGAGGGTGACGCGGCTGTACAAGGACCAGAAGGGACTCCAGCACCTGG TGTGCAGCGCTGAAGACCAAAACG GGGGAGCAGTGCCGTCCAGCCTGGAGGAGAACCTGTGTCGGATCTGCATGGACTCGCCCATCGACTGCGTTCTGCTGGAGTGCGGCCACATGGTCACCTGTACCAAGTGCGGCAAGCGCATGAACGAGTGCCCCATCTGCCGGCAGTACGTGATCCGAGCCGTGCACGTCTTCCGGTCCTGA
- the RFFL gene encoding E3 ubiquitin-protein ligase rififylin isoform X3, which produces MWATCCNWFCLDGQPEEAPPPQGARTQAYSNPGYSSFPSPTGSEPSCKACGAHFASMARKQQTCLDCKKNFCTTCSSQVGAGPRLCLLCQRVCATGFRREELMKMKVKDLRDYLSLHDISTDMCREKEELVFLVLSQQPVISQEGRTQAPPLGPDFPEQQAFLTRPHTSTVPPTSPGLPSAPPGQAQGRQQANGHVSQDQEEPVYLERTAGAPAEDETQSVDSEDSFVPGRRASLSDLTDLEDIEGLTVRQLKEILARNFVNYKGCCEKWELMERVTRLYKDQKGLQHLVCSAEDQNGGAVPSSLEENLCRICMDSPIDCVLLECGHMVTCTKCGKRMNECPICRQYVIRAVHVFRS; this is translated from the exons ATGTGGGCAACCTGCTGCAACTGGTTCTGCCTGGATGGACAGCCTGAGGAGGCCCCACCGCCCCAGGGTGCCAGGACTCAGGCCTATTCCAACCCTGGGTAcagctccttcccttcccccacaggctCAGAACCAAGCTGCAAGGCCTGTGGGGCCCACTTTGCAAGCATGGCCAGGAAG CAGCAGACCTGCTTGGACTGTAAGAAGAACTTCTGCACCACCTGTTCGAGCCAAGTGGGGGCCGGTCCCCGGCTCTGCCTTCTCTGCCAGCGCGTCTGCGCCACGGGCTTCCGGCGGGAGGAGCTCATGAAGATGAAGGTGAAGGACCTGAGGGACTATCTCAGCCTCCACGACATCTCTACCGACATGTGCCGGGAGAAGGAGGAGCTGGTGTTCCTGGTGCTCAGCCAGCAGCCCGTCATCTCCCAGGAGGGCAGGACTCAGGCGCCCCCCTTGGGCCCCGACTTCCCCGAGCAGCAGGCCTTCCTCACCCGGCCCCACACCAGCACCGTGCCGCCTACCTCACCCGGCCTCCCGTCTGCACCCCCCGGCCAGGCGCAGGGCCGGCAGCAG GCCAATGGCCATGTGTCTCAGGACCAAGAGGAGCCCGTCTACCTGGAGCGCACGGCTGGAGCCCCTGCTGAGGACGAGACCCAG TCCGTCGACTCAGAGGACAGCTTTGTCCCAGGCCGGAGGGCCTCGCTGTCTGACCTGACCGACCTGGAGGACATCGAAGGTCTCACTGTGCGACAGCTCAAGGAGATCCTGGCTCGCAACTTCGTCAACTACAAGGGCTGCTGTGAGAAGTGGGAACTGATGGAGAGGGTGACGCGGCTGTACAAGGACCAGAAGGGACTCCAGCACCTGG TGTGCAGCGCTGAAGACCAAAACG GGGGAGCAGTGCCGTCCAGCCTGGAGGAGAACCTGTGTCGGATCTGCATGGACTCGCCCATCGACTGCGTTCTGCTGGAGTGCGGCCACATGGTCACCTGTACCAAGTGCGGCAAGCGCATGAACGAGTGCCCCATCTGCCGGCAGTACGTGATCCGAGCCGTGCACGTCTTCCGGTCCTGA